Proteins found in one Maridesulfovibrio sp. genomic segment:
- the groL gene encoding chaperonin GroEL (60 kDa chaperone family; promotes refolding of misfolded polypeptides especially under stressful conditions; forms two stacked rings of heptamers to form a barrel-shaped 14mer; ends can be capped by GroES; misfolded proteins enter the barrel where they are refolded when GroES binds) encodes MAKQILFDAKAREKLKIGVDKLANAVKVTLGPKGRNVVMDKSFGSPVITKDGVSVAKEIELEDKFENMGAQMVKEVASKTSDIAGDGTTTATILAQAVFTEGVKLVAAGRNPMAIKRGIDKAVEAIIDHLETLAKPTRDQKEIAQVGTISANNDVTIGNIIAEAMNKVGKEGVITVEEAKGLDTTLDVVEGMQFDRGYLSPYFVSNAEKMICEMDEPLILISEKKVTNMKELLPVLEQVAKMSKPLVIIAEDIEGEALATLVVNKLRGTLNVVAVKAPGFGDRRKAMLADIAALTGGAVVSDDIGLNLEAVSVEHLGSAKRVVIDKENTTLVDGAGEGDVIKARVGQIRNEIDLSTSDYDREKLQERLAKIVGGVAVINVGAATETEMKEKKARVEDALNATRAAVEEGIVPGGGTALIRCIAALDDVAASDDDESAGIDIIRRAIEEPLRQIAGNAGLEGSIVVEKVKESKNGNGFNAAIGEYEDLIKAGVIDPKKVTRIAIQNAASVAGLLLTTECAIAEKPEKASDMPAMPGGMGGGMPGMGGMGGMGGMGGMY; translated from the coding sequence ATGGCTAAACAGATTCTTTTTGACGCCAAAGCTCGCGAAAAGCTGAAAATCGGCGTGGATAAACTTGCCAATGCAGTAAAAGTAACCCTCGGACCCAAAGGCCGTAACGTAGTTATGGATAAATCCTTCGGTTCTCCGGTTATCACCAAAGACGGTGTTTCCGTAGCCAAGGAAATCGAACTGGAAGACAAGTTCGAAAACATGGGTGCTCAGATGGTTAAGGAAGTTGCTTCCAAAACCTCCGACATCGCTGGTGACGGTACAACAACTGCTACAATCCTTGCTCAGGCTGTTTTCACCGAAGGTGTAAAACTCGTTGCAGCAGGCCGTAACCCCATGGCTATCAAACGCGGTATCGATAAAGCTGTTGAAGCAATCATCGACCACCTCGAAACTCTTGCCAAACCCACACGCGACCAGAAAGAAATTGCTCAGGTCGGAACCATCTCCGCCAACAATGATGTAACCATCGGTAACATCATTGCGGAAGCCATGAACAAAGTCGGCAAAGAAGGCGTTATCACCGTTGAAGAAGCTAAAGGCCTCGATACTACTCTCGACGTAGTTGAAGGTATGCAGTTCGACCGCGGTTACCTCTCTCCTTATTTCGTATCCAACGCAGAAAAAATGATCTGCGAAATGGATGAGCCCCTGATCCTGATCAGCGAAAAGAAAGTCACCAACATGAAAGAGCTTCTGCCCGTTCTCGAGCAGGTTGCTAAAATGAGCAAACCTCTGGTGATCATCGCTGAAGACATCGAAGGCGAAGCACTGGCTACCCTCGTTGTCAACAAACTGCGTGGCACACTCAACGTTGTTGCCGTCAAGGCTCCCGGTTTCGGTGACCGCCGCAAGGCAATGCTCGCCGACATCGCAGCTCTTACCGGCGGCGCTGTTGTTTCCGACGATATCGGCCTCAACCTTGAAGCTGTTTCCGTTGAACACCTCGGTTCCGCAAAACGTGTTGTAATCGACAAGGAAAATACCACTCTCGTAGACGGCGCAGGCGAAGGCGATGTAATCAAAGCACGCGTAGGCCAGATCCGTAACGAAATTGACCTTTCCACCTCCGACTACGACCGTGAAAAACTTCAGGAACGCCTCGCCAAGATCGTTGGCGGCGTAGCAGTTATCAATGTTGGTGCTGCAACTGAAACCGAAATGAAAGAAAAGAAAGCACGCGTGGAAGATGCACTCAACGCTACCCGCGCAGCTGTCGAAGAAGGCATCGTTCCCGGTGGCGGAACCGCACTTATCCGCTGCATCGCTGCTCTGGACGACGTTGCTGCTTCCGACGATGACGAATCCGCAGGTATCGACATTATCCGTCGCGCCATCGAAGAGCCCCTTCGCCAGATCGCAGGCAACGCTGGCCTCGAAGGTTCCATCGTTGTTGAAAAAGTAAAAGAATCTAAAAACGGTAACGGCTTCAACGCTGCTATCGGCGAATACGAAGACCTCATTAAGGCCGGTGTTATCGACCCCAAAAAGGTTACCCGTATCGCTATTCAGAATGCTGCTTCCGTTGCAGGTCTCCTGCTCACCACCGAATGCGCTATCGCTGAAAAGCCCGAAAAAGCTTCCGACATGCCTGCCATGCCCGGCGGCATGGGCGGCGGTATGCCCGGCATGGGTGGAATGGGCGGCATGGGTGGAATGGGCGGCATGTACTAA
- a CDS encoding S24 family peptidase, producing MGFYNDIVKGLENMIGQGRRYANPTQMAKACGVAPNQIIRYIKQERGKHIQVLARILDELGAKIIFPSGKDTDREDIICPPRALARAERDSEELTVDPAQKELLGFNSMWMAEKGDPDSMKLLTVTGNAMAPRIEDGNHVLIDESQKDFFEGRIYAVRIDEEILIRRVAREPGRILLLSDNTNSSTGPIILESNNPSHNWAAIGRVVFVAKDLL from the coding sequence ATGGGCTTCTACAATGATATCGTTAAGGGACTGGAAAATATGATCGGGCAGGGACGCAGATACGCAAATCCCACTCAAATGGCTAAAGCATGCGGAGTCGCACCCAATCAGATAATCCGCTACATTAAACAGGAACGGGGAAAACATATTCAGGTTCTTGCCAGAATTCTTGATGAACTGGGCGCAAAAATAATTTTTCCAAGTGGAAAGGATACGGACAGGGAGGACATAATATGCCCACCGCGAGCACTTGCCCGTGCCGAGCGCGATAGCGAAGAGCTGACAGTTGACCCCGCGCAGAAAGAGTTACTGGGTTTCAACTCGATGTGGATGGCGGAAAAAGGAGACCCCGATTCCATGAAGCTGCTCACGGTAACCGGGAATGCCATGGCACCGCGCATCGAAGATGGAAATCATGTTCTTATTGATGAATCCCAGAAAGATTTTTTTGAAGGACGTATATATGCGGTGCGTATTGACGAAGAAATCCTTATCCGCCGTGTGGCCAGAGAACCGGGCAGAATCCTGCTCCTTTCCGATAATACAAATTCCTCCACCGGACCGATAATCCTTGAGAGCAATAACCCATCGCATAATTGGGCTGCCATCGGCAGGGTGGTATTCGTTGCCAAGGACCTTCTGTAA
- a CDS encoding helix-turn-helix domain-containing protein → MESNVNSGGVGFPDSEGKRAMSAEGLIKVLGQEAAERLMFFWGGIRVSVPDLEELQKVKLRERIHKAYAQGATPAQVAERFGISVRTAQRIRNFPISLNGSLK, encoded by the coding sequence ATGGAGTCGAATGTAAATTCGGGGGGAGTTGGTTTTCCGGATTCGGAAGGTAAGCGTGCCATGTCAGCGGAGGGGTTGATCAAGGTGCTGGGACAGGAAGCAGCGGAGCGGTTGATGTTCTTTTGGGGCGGGATAAGGGTTTCCGTGCCAGATCTGGAAGAATTGCAGAAAGTAAAGTTGCGCGAACGTATACACAAGGCTTATGCTCAGGGTGCGACTCCTGCTCAGGTTGCGGAAAGGTTCGGAATTTCTGTCCGCACAGCCCAAAGGATTCGTAATTTTCCAATATCATTGAATGGAAGTTTAAAATAA
- a CDS encoding diguanylate cyclase: METKSSSKVIRSFIKRFSIVALLILGFSSWVVLTQRSQYLDIVETHEIDLVKSNILTFNTWLENRVEYTSILSGMIGDELEQAGKTSSKYDRVADIFSLFGSRFTGCVQLRYLSPQGRELVRINISDGHPERVEERYLQDKSGRDYIKEAQKIGDDVFISSFNLNMEYGKIVVPHDPVIRTVKKIFSKTGANLGLLVLNFSGDRLLKIMNETEHESFGNIYFLNDRGGWILGPDDTYNWKFLLANDRGRMESEFPEEWARIKGRDKGQFNMNGGVYTFSSLTGNQSNNRLRERVVFQEGWTVISCVPDEELTVPRRNLLLILVVFLFGMVSYLFWRQTSTIVASEEVRTALEESEKRFMDVAGAAGEFIWETGPDGSFVFVTGRAEDVLGYSAEELIGRSPFDFVDEESSWDVRKEFLDAAQFGHSFRGLVFKFVNRDGRKVWLEFNGVPLFDSEGAVTGFRGASSDITAQKKAVQDLQDREDMLQSISDSVQDALVLMDENGLVHFWNPAAENIFGFSAEEMLGESLECCFYAEDNISPELVSESGNYIEGLLSNYGSFTVNVRRKGGEIFPAEVLLSPLRKDEQWWVVGTFRDVTERREAEDKLRKLATTDSLTGLYNRRFFMESAEEALERCRRYSHKLSLMMVDIDFFKTVNDLHGHDAGDDVLRGLAEVGLKILRNIDVFGRIGGEEFSVLLPDTGLEGAKQVAERLRSGIETTAMKTRSGALKITVSIGVATYNKNTATLEDLLKAADVGLYAAKEAGRNQVKVQLSPDSGG, encoded by the coding sequence ATGGAAACCAAAAGTTCTAGCAAAGTTATTAGATCTTTCATTAAAAGGTTCTCAATTGTGGCCTTGCTCATCCTCGGTTTTTCCTCGTGGGTGGTGCTTACCCAGCGCAGTCAGTATCTGGATATTGTTGAGACTCATGAAATTGATCTGGTAAAAAGTAATATTTTGACCTTTAACACATGGCTTGAAAACAGAGTGGAATATACGTCCATTCTTTCCGGTATGATCGGTGATGAACTGGAGCAGGCTGGTAAAACTTCTTCAAAATATGACAGGGTAGCGGATATCTTTTCTTTGTTCGGCTCCCGTTTTACCGGATGCGTTCAGCTTCGGTATCTTTCACCTCAGGGCAGGGAATTGGTCCGTATTAATATTTCAGACGGGCATCCGGAAAGAGTGGAGGAGCGCTATCTTCAGGATAAGAGTGGTCGGGATTATATCAAAGAAGCACAAAAAATTGGCGATGATGTCTTTATTTCAAGCTTCAACCTGAACATGGAGTACGGCAAAATCGTCGTTCCCCATGACCCGGTGATCAGGACGGTAAAGAAAATTTTTTCAAAGACTGGGGCTAATCTAGGTCTTTTGGTACTCAATTTTTCAGGTGATCGTCTGCTAAAAATCATGAATGAAACCGAGCATGAATCATTCGGTAATATCTATTTCCTAAATGACAGAGGTGGCTGGATTTTAGGGCCGGATGATACTTACAACTGGAAGTTTCTGCTGGCGAATGATCGGGGACGCATGGAGTCTGAATTTCCTGAAGAATGGGCCAGGATAAAGGGTCGTGACAAAGGTCAGTTCAATATGAACGGAGGTGTCTATACCTTTAGCTCCTTGACTGGCAATCAGTCGAATAATCGTCTGCGGGAGAGAGTTGTTTTTCAAGAAGGCTGGACTGTTATCTCATGTGTACCTGATGAAGAGCTTACTGTGCCGCGTCGTAATCTGCTGCTGATACTGGTGGTTTTCCTCTTCGGCATGGTCAGTTACCTGTTCTGGCGGCAGACTTCGACTATTGTTGCCAGCGAAGAGGTTCGTACGGCGCTTGAGGAAAGTGAAAAGCGTTTCATGGATGTAGCGGGTGCCGCCGGAGAATTTATATGGGAAACCGGTCCGGACGGAAGTTTTGTCTTCGTTACCGGCAGGGCTGAAGATGTGCTTGGCTATAGTGCCGAAGAATTGATAGGCCGATCCCCTTTTGATTTTGTAGACGAGGAATCTTCATGGGATGTGCGAAAGGAATTTCTGGATGCAGCCCAGTTCGGCCATAGTTTCAGGGGCCTGGTCTTCAAGTTTGTGAATCGTGACGGACGTAAAGTCTGGCTGGAATTCAACGGAGTCCCTCTTTTCGACAGCGAAGGTGCTGTTACCGGATTTCGGGGAGCCTCTTCCGATATCACCGCGCAGAAGAAAGCGGTGCAGGATTTACAGGATCGTGAGGACATGCTCCAGAGCATAAGCGATTCAGTGCAGGACGCTTTGGTCTTGATGGATGAAAACGGACTGGTTCATTTCTGGAATCCGGCTGCGGAGAATATCTTCGGCTTTAGTGCTGAAGAAATGCTTGGTGAAAGTCTGGAGTGCTGTTTCTATGCAGAAGATAATATTTCTCCGGAGCTGGTCAGTGAAAGCGGCAACTACATTGAAGGTCTGCTTTCAAATTACGGCTCGTTTACCGTGAACGTGCGCCGCAAGGGTGGCGAAATTTTCCCTGCCGAAGTGCTTCTTTCCCCTTTGCGCAAGGATGAGCAGTGGTGGGTTGTAGGAACTTTCCGGGATGTAACCGAGCGCAGGGAAGCAGAGGATAAGCTCCGCAAACTGGCAACCACGGATTCCCTTACCGGTTTGTACAACCGCCGTTTTTTCATGGAAAGCGCTGAAGAGGCGTTGGAGCGTTGCCGCCGGTACAGCCACAAGCTTTCCCTGATGATGGTTGATATTGATTTTTTCAAGACCGTGAATGATCTCCATGGTCATGATGCCGGCGATGATGTCCTGAGAGGGCTGGCTGAAGTCGGTTTGAAAATATTACGCAATATTGATGTGTTCGGCAGGATCGGCGGAGAAGAATTTTCCGTCCTGCTGCCTGATACAGGGCTTGAAGGAGCTAAGCAGGTAGCTGAAAGACTGCGAAGCGGAATTGAGACGACAGCTATGAAAACCCGTTCCGGTGCTCTGAAGATAACCGTGAGCATCGGTGTTGCCACCTATAATAAGAATACCGCAACCTTGGAGGATTTGCTTAAGGCCGCTGATGTTGGATTGTATGCAGCGAAAGAGGCCGGTCGTAATCAGGTCAAGGTGCAGTTGTCTCCCGACTCAGGTGGCTGA
- a CDS encoding glutamine--tRNA ligase/YqeY domain fusion protein, which translates to MSDNTESNVGKNFITAIIDKDNETGKYEGRVATRFPPEPNGYLHIGHAKSICLNFGLAKEYGGTCNLRFDDTNPVKEDTEYVESIETDVRWLGFDWEGRLHYSSDYFDQLYNFAVQLIKDGKAYVDSLSAEEIREYRGTLKEPGKNSPYRDRSIEENLDLFERMKNGEFADGEHVLRAKIDMAAANIIMRDPTLYRIRKAEHHRTGDKWCIYPMYDFTHCISDSLEKITHSICTLEFENNRAVYDWTLETLGVYRPQQIEFARLNLSYTVMSKRRLIQLVEDGHVTGWDDPRMPTISGMRRRGYSPASIRNFCERIGVAKAANMVDFALLEFSVREDLNAKSNRVMGVINPIKMVIDNYPDDLVEEFECQNNPEDESAGSRMVPFSKTLYIERDDFMEDAPKKFFRLSVGREVRLRAAYYVTCTDVVKDEAGEVVELHCTYDPQTRGGWSNDGRKVKGTIHWVSVDHAVEAEVRLYNHLFTKENPMDNKDGSDFKDHINPESLEVRPHCYVERSLADVEPGYRCQFERIGYFCADPDSTPEKPVFNRTVTLRDTWKKIAKNQKK; encoded by the coding sequence ATGTCAGATAATACCGAGTCCAATGTAGGTAAAAATTTTATTACCGCGATTATTGATAAAGATAATGAAACAGGCAAATACGAAGGAAGAGTGGCCACCCGTTTTCCTCCTGAACCGAACGGGTACCTTCATATCGGCCATGCAAAGTCGATCTGCCTGAATTTCGGGCTCGCCAAAGAGTACGGCGGAACCTGCAACTTGCGTTTTGACGATACCAACCCGGTTAAGGAAGATACCGAGTATGTTGAATCAATTGAGACAGATGTTCGCTGGCTCGGTTTCGACTGGGAAGGCCGGTTGCACTATTCTTCCGATTATTTTGATCAGCTTTATAATTTTGCCGTTCAATTGATTAAGGATGGTAAAGCTTATGTCGACAGCCTGAGTGCCGAAGAAATCCGTGAATATCGCGGCACCCTCAAGGAACCGGGTAAAAACAGTCCCTACCGTGACCGTTCCATCGAAGAAAATCTCGATCTCTTTGAGCGTATGAAAAATGGAGAATTCGCGGACGGTGAACATGTTCTGCGTGCTAAGATTGATATGGCTGCCGCCAATATCATTATGCGCGATCCTACTCTTTACCGGATAAGAAAGGCCGAACACCATCGTACAGGTGATAAATGGTGCATCTATCCCATGTATGACTTTACACATTGTATCTCTGATTCACTGGAAAAGATCACCCACTCCATTTGTACTCTTGAATTTGAAAATAACCGTGCGGTCTACGACTGGACCCTTGAAACTCTTGGAGTCTACCGCCCGCAGCAGATTGAATTCGCAAGACTCAATCTCAGCTACACCGTAATGAGCAAACGCCGTTTGATCCAGTTGGTGGAAGACGGCCATGTTACCGGCTGGGATGATCCTCGGATGCCAACAATTTCCGGCATGCGCAGACGTGGCTATTCTCCCGCTTCCATCCGTAACTTTTGTGAGCGTATCGGGGTGGCTAAAGCTGCTAATATGGTTGATTTCGCCCTTCTTGAATTCTCCGTGCGCGAAGATCTGAATGCTAAATCAAACCGGGTAATGGGCGTGATTAATCCGATTAAGATGGTTATTGATAATTATCCTGACGATCTGGTTGAGGAATTTGAGTGCCAGAATAACCCTGAAGATGAGAGCGCCGGCAGCCGTATGGTGCCTTTTTCCAAGACTCTTTACATTGAACGTGATGATTTTATGGAAGACGCTCCCAAGAAATTTTTCAGGCTTTCCGTTGGCCGCGAGGTCCGTCTGCGTGCGGCGTACTATGTTACCTGTACGGATGTGGTCAAGGATGAAGCCGGTGAGGTAGTGGAGCTGCATTGCACTTATGATCCTCAAACCCGCGGCGGCTGGTCAAATGATGGTCGCAAGGTCAAGGGAACCATTCACTGGGTTTCCGTAGATCACGCTGTCGAAGCTGAAGTACGGCTCTACAATCATCTTTTCACCAAAGAAAATCCCATGGACAACAAAGACGGTTCCGACTTCAAGGATCATATTAATCCTGAATCCCTTGAAGTCCGCCCTCATTGTTATGTGGAACGTTCCCTTGCTGATGTTGAGCCCGGTTACCGCTGTCAGTTTGAAAGAATCGGTTATTTTTGCGCAGACCCGGATTCAACTCCGGAGAAGCCTGTTTTCAACAGAACAGTGACCCTGCGTGACACATGGAAGAAAATTGCAAAGAATCAGAAAAAGTAA
- a CDS encoding chemotaxis protein CheX codes for MNVELAKPFIKATSDILTMMAMITPKAGKPFVKKGNVANGDVTGIVGFTGSVNGSISISFEKTCAVQIVKNMLGDDIQDIIQDVKDAVGEITNMVSGQARAGLTEMGYKLQGSTPTVIMGDNHTIAHVSNGPVMGIPFTTDHGKFTIEFSFD; via the coding sequence ATGAACGTTGAACTGGCTAAACCTTTTATAAAGGCCACCTCGGACATCCTTACAATGATGGCCATGATTACGCCTAAGGCAGGTAAGCCATTTGTAAAAAAAGGTAATGTCGCCAACGGAGATGTAACAGGCATCGTAGGATTTACAGGTTCTGTAAACGGCAGTATTTCAATATCTTTTGAAAAGACCTGCGCAGTTCAGATCGTAAAGAATATGCTGGGTGATGACATTCAGGACATTATACAGGATGTCAAAGATGCCGTAGGGGAAATAACAAATATGGTTTCGGGTCAGGCCAGAGCGGGACTCACTGAAATGGGCTATAAACTTCAAGGCTCCACCCCCACCGTCATTATGGGTGACAACCACACCATAGCCCACGTAAGCAACGGTCCGGTTATGGGTATACCTTTTACTACCGATCACGGCAAATTCACCATCGAATTCTCTTTTGATTAA
- the groES gene encoding co-chaperone GroES, translating into MKLKPLADRVLVRRLEVEEKTVGGIIIPDSAKEKPLKGEVIAAGPGKLDDDGSRITLGVKEGDAVLFAKYAGTEISIEGVDHLIMREDDILAVVE; encoded by the coding sequence ATGAAACTTAAGCCGTTAGCAGACCGTGTTCTGGTCAGACGCCTTGAAGTGGAAGAAAAAACAGTTGGCGGAATCATTATCCCCGACTCTGCAAAAGAAAAACCTCTTAAAGGTGAAGTCATTGCAGCCGGCCCCGGCAAGCTGGATGACGATGGTTCCAGAATCACTCTGGGAGTGAAAGAAGGCGACGCTGTCCTTTTCGCTAAATACGCAGGAACAGAAATCAGCATTGAAGGTGTAGACCACCTGATCATGCGCGAAGACGACATTCTTGCAGTTGTCGAATAG